CCCAATCGGGGTAAACGCGTGATGCCTGCCGAGGTCGCGACAGCCCTCAGGGGCGCGCTGTCCCAGGTGGTGGACGCAGGCACCGCGCGGCGCGTTTCCGGCAGTTTCAAGCTGGCAGATGGAACGCCGCTGGCCATGGGTGGCAAGACCGGCACTGGTGACAACCGTATCGAGGCAATTGGCGCCGGCGGGCGGATTCTCAGCTCCAAGGCGATCAACCGCACCGCAACCTTCGTGTTCTACATCGGCGACCATCACTTTGGCGCCCTGACCGCGTTTGTCCCAGGTGTCTCGGCCCAGGCGTTCAAATTCACCTCGGCGTTGCCAGTACAAGTGCTCAAGGGCATGGCGCCGATTTTGACGCCGTACCTGCAGCCGGCCAGCCACACGCTGTGCATGGCGCAATAAGCGCGAGGCTTGCACCTATCATTCCACCGTATCGGGCGGCGCCTGCGTGCCTAGACTCGAGGCTTTCTTGAGTCTCTCCAGGTTGCCCCATGCCCGATTCCAACACCCTGTCCGTCCACGCCACGCTGATGCAAGACGCCCTGCCCCCGTGGATAAAAACCACGAGCCTTGCCCGCCTTGCCAGGCTGAAAACCGTCGGCCTACCGGACCTTGCGCCCTACCCGAAGGCCAGCGCCCACCAGCACCGCCAACTCAAGGCCGCTATCGCTGAACACTGGCGCACCCAGAACATCCTGGATCAGAAATTCCATGGCCTCACCGATGTGTATGCGTTCGCCGAACCCCTGCTGAAACAGGCACTGGCGGCCTACGGCGCGCTGGATGTTCGCCAGGTGTTCCTGCGCACCTACGCCAACGCCGCCAATGCATGGTGGGTAATCGAGACGGTCAAGGGGCAGACCAACCGTACCTGCTCGCTGCTGGACGCAGCCCTGTACAACTTTGCCCGCGATGACACGTTTGTCGACTTCGCCTTCTTCGGCCCCGAAGATGCCCGTGGCCAACGGGACGTACTGAACTTCGCGCACCGCAGCACCGGCGAGCGCCTGACCGCGCACACCTTCAAGGCCCTGTGCCGCACCCTCGACCTCGGCGCCCGTTACCAGGCGCAACTGGCCGCGGTCATCGGCCTGCACACAGCCGTGGTGGCGCGGGACATGCGCCTGGCATTGATCGCCAACCTCAAGGCCGCATTGAGCGCCGCCACCCGCATGGCGCTGCTGCGTGAAGACATCGGCCAGGACGCCCACGACCAACTGCTGAACCTGATTGCCGGCCACCGCCCCAACTTCATGGGCCATCACACCCTGGCCCTGATGGACTGCCGCCTGACCGGCGTGATGCTGTTCACCGACGGGCTTGAACCTTCCGGCCGGGTGGTTGCCTGGGTGCCCGAAGACCCGCAGCACCCGGTCAAGGAATATGCCTCGCCCCTGGCGTTCGTCGAGGAGCTGACCCGCCAACTGCGGAAGCCCGGTTACCGCCAGTTTTTTATCCAGTTTGTCGACCATGAACAGCGCGGCACGTTTCTCAACGGCCTCGCCACACGCCTGAGCCGGGTCAAGTGGCACCACAAGGCCCACACCGACCCCGGTGCCACCTGGAAAGACACACCCATCGACCAGCCCAACCTGCAATTTCGTCTGTTGGAGACGCGCCAGGACACTCAAAACCGCTCGTCCCTCGCCGCAGAAAACGACCTGTGGAATTACCTGTACCGCCTCAAGCTGAACAAATTGCTCAACGACGCCCGGCAGGTCGCGGTGTCCACGGCGCAGGTCGATCGCCTGGCGCGCTGGGCGTGGTGGGACAACCTGGAAAAAATCCTCTCGGACCTGCTCAATGTGGCCCTGCTGGTGGTCACGCCATTCGTGCCGGTACTGGGCCAGTTGATGCTGGCCTACACCGCCTACCAGTTGGCAGACGAGGTGTTCGAAGGGGTCGTCGACTGGGCCGAGGGCCGGGGCGCAGAGGCGGCGCAGCAGTTGCTCGATATCGCCCAAAGCGCGGTGCAGTTTGGCCTGTTTGCCGGCGCCGGGGCCTTGGGTGACCTGGCCAGGGGCAAGCTGTCGAGTTTTGTCGAAGGCCTGAGGCCAGTGCAGCTGGACGACGGCAAGACTCGCCTGTGGAACCCCGACCTGACGCCCTACGCCCAGCCGGAGCGCCCCGGACACCTGGCCCTGGAGGGCCGCCACTACGCGCTGCGGGAGGACCCGCAAACCGGTCACCACCGGGTCGTGCACCCATCACGCCCGCAGGCCTACCAACCCCACATCAAGAGCAACGGCCACGGCGCCTGGGTACACGAGGGCGAACAACCGCGTGGTTGGGACAGTGCCACGTTGATGCGCCGGCTGGGGCCGTCGGTGGAGGGTTTGAATGCGGAGCAACAAGAACAGATCCGCCGCATCAGCGGCAGTGAAGACGGCCTGTTGCGCCGGGTTTATGTGCACCAGCAACCCCCGCCGCCACTGCTGCGTGACACCGTGCAGCGTTTCGATGCCTACGAGTACCCGCGTCGGGCCAGCGCAAAAATTCGCGCAGGCGAGCCGCTGGCGCTGGACCCATCCTCGGACTGGTTCGAACAGATGGTCACCGAACTGGCAGGCTGGCCACAGGAAAAAGCCATCGAGGTGTTCCAGCACTCGGACCTCACCGGCAGCTCCCACACTTACGGCGCCGCCAACGCCTCGCCTGCCGACACGCTGCGCCTGAGCCTGGCCGAGGTGATGTCGGGCCAGTTGCCGGAACGGGTGCTGGGGTTCCTGGACCCGCAGCAAATCGCCACGCTGCTGGGCGACGGCGTGACGCCCGACCAACAGGTGCAAGCGCTGCGCAATCAGTTGGCCGACTATGTACTCGCCCAGACCAGCCTCCCGGCCCATCAACTGCAACTGGCCCGCAGAAACGCGCAAACGCCGCACCTGTCACTGTTGCCCGAGCTGGGCACCCACACGGCAAGCACGTTGTTGGCCAGCGCCAGCGATGCCGAGCGCCTGGTGCTGGACGAACAGCTGCGCCTGCCCCTGCGCTTGCAGGAACAGGCCCGCGAACTGGCGCTGGCCGAGCGATCGGTGCGCGCCTACGAAGGGTTTTATGATGCAACGCACCTGGGCGCCGACACCGAGCAACTGTTGCTCAACACCCTCAAGCTGCACAGCGACAGCTTCGCCGACCTGCGCCTGGAGATACGCGACCTGCACCCGGGCGGCGTACTGCGCAGCCAGGTCGGACGACCCGCTGCGGCCACCCGCCGTACCCTGGTATGCAGCGCCAGCCGACACTACGAGGTCTTCGATGGCCTGGGGCGAAAACTCCATGGGCCAGCCTCACTGTACGAATCCATCCTGCGCGCCCTGCCGGAGCCCCAGCGCCACGCCCTGGGTTACCGCCCCGGCCAGGGCCACGTATTCAAGCAGTGGTTGATCGACACCCTTGAGCCCTTGGCCGAGCGGCGCAAGGCCTTGGCCGAACCACCCGAGCGCAAAGTAGCCGAGCGCGAAACCCTAACCCTGTTGGGCGGCCCGACGCTCACCCGGCTGCGAGGGACGCTTCGCCCCATCGAAGTGGAACGCGCCATGGAGACCTTGCAACGGCTGTTTGTCGGCGTGAGCGAAGAACCTGCCAGAAGCTTCATTCGGTCACTGCGCCCCCAGGATGTGCGAAACACACTCAACCAGCTTGCCCTGGAAAAAACCCAGTTGAATTCCGACCTCAATGCCTGGGTCAACGCCCCCACCCGGCACCCCAAGAGCAGCCTGCTGGCGCAACAGGAGCGCCAGCGCCGCAGAACGCTGTCGGCCCAGTTGAGTTTGTGCTGGGGTGACCGGTTCACCGAGCACACCAATGACTGGGGCCAGTTGCAAGCCGGTGCGCGACTGGACTTGAATGGGCGTCGACTGCCCGAGTCGTTACCCAACCTCAGCGCCAGTTTTGAGCATGTCACCTACTTGTCGCTGGCCAACACCCAACTTCGCCAGATTGACTCGGACTTTCTCAACATGTTCCCGATGCTGCGTTCCCTGGACCTGCATGGGAACACCCTGATGCGGCTGCCCGAGGCCGTGGGCAGAATGCGTTTTCTCAGGTACCTCAACCTAGCCCGCAACCGATTGATCCTGGACCCCGACGCCGTTCGCAGCCTGGCTACGCTCAAGCACTTGCGGGCGATGAACCTGAGCCACAACCTGCTGGTGCTTGAACCGGATATCAGCCAGATGCCCAACCTTGCCAACCTGAACTTGAGCAGCAGCCAGGTCAGCGCCTGGCCTGCCGGGTTGTTCACGCCCAGCCGCACCAACGCCCTGGAGCTCGACCTGCGGGCCACCCGCATCGACCATCTTCCCCTCGTAACGCCCGGCACTGCCGACGCCGAGCTCGTTGCCCGAACCCGCCTGGAGCGTGAACAGCTCAACGAGGAACACCGGGCCCTTTACGACCGCTATCGCCTGGCTGCGGGCATTGACCCCCACCGCAACTATCATCCCCGCGGCAGAAGCAGCCCCTGGCTTGGCGACATGCCCATGGCCGAGGCACTGATGAAGAAACTGCTATGGGACACGTTGGAGAAAGAGCAGGGTTCACAGGGGTTTTTCGAGGTGATCAAATCCCTCGAACCGCCGGCTTTCTTTGAAACCGTGAACGATGAAATCCGCTACGCACAAAACCGTGAAGCGCTGACCGATCAGGTATGGCGCCTGCTGGAGGCTACCCATGCCGACAACACGTTGCGCACGCGGCTATTTTTGATGAGCAGCTTCCCCGGTTTGTGCGCAGACGGCGGGGCACAAATCTTCAACGAAATGGGGATTGAAGTGCTCGTCAGCGAAGCCGATCGCTACAGCCTGGACCTGAACGAACGTGAGGCGCGGCTGGTGACCCTGGCCCAAGGCAGCGCCCGCCTGCATCACTTGGGGCAGGCCATCCGCAGCGACATCCGCCACCGTCTCAACCCGATGGCCGAAGGCGGGCTGGGGCTGCGCCTGCGTTCGCAGATGGTAGACGGTGTGCCCGGCACGGTGGACGAGGTGGATATCTACCTGGCCTACCAGACCGAGCTGGCCGACCGCCTGGACTTGCCGTGGCTCGCCGATCACATGCTTTACCGTGACACAGCCAACGTCAGCGCGGCACAGATCGAACAGGCTTATCACAGTGTGCAGGCCTTGAGTGAAGGAGACGGGCTGGTCAACCAGATGCTGCTGGAGCCTTACTGGGAAGGCTTTTTGCGCGACAACCACGCGCAAGAATGCCGGGCCAACGAGGTGGCGTTCGCCCAGCGCTTTTTCGAGCTGGATGAACAGCAAGAGGCCTTGGGCGAGGATGAATACAACCGCCGGCTCAATGAACTCGGCGATCAGGAAAAACAATGGCTGCGCGACCTGACCCGCCGAGCCATGGCGCGCCACGGCGAGCGGCGCAATCGCCAGCCAAACGCCGACGAATGACGCCCCAAAGCCATGAACGGGCGTGTGTCAGGGCACGCCCATCACCAGTACACCGCTGCCATTTATGGGCCCGGCGGCCGGCAGTGATCCTGCACGCTTGACCAGGGTAAACGTCACATCGTCGCCGCCTGTGCTGTTGGTGATCTGGGTGCGGAATGCCCCATTCACTCGAACGGTAGCCCCGTCACGAACAAGGGCGGTGCCCACGTCCGGATTGGACATAATCAGCAGGTCAGGGTTGAACGAAGATGGCGTGCCTTTGTAGGTAATGGTGATTGGCGTGTTAATCCCGCCGTCCGGGCAGGCGTAGGTGAGCCGGCGGTTGGCACGGATGGCCGTGGTGAGCGGGTCGGTGCCGATTGCACGCTGGTGCACATCGTTGAAGTTGATTTCGATCGGGTTGTTACCATTGATCGTGCAGGTCGATGGCGAGATGATGAAGTTGTTGGCGGCGGTGTACGTGACCGTCAGTTGCGTGGAGCCATCAGGAGGTACTGTATTGTTTGTCTGCACCATGCGCAGTACCCCAAGGCTATCCCCTGTTCGAATATCAATAGGCGTCACCGGGCTGTTGCGCATCAAAATATACGGCACGATATTGATCGGGTAAGCAACCGCGTTGTCGGGCATGGTGTTTGACCGGATACCGACGGGAACAGGCGTGTTTCGAAACACTCCGTTTATTCGTAGCCCGGTACCTTCTCGGGCGAATTTAGGGCCTGGCGTCCAGGGTGAACCGTTGCCGGTTGCCCAATAATCCTCGCCTCGCGATGGGGTCTGAGGGCCGATGGTATATCGGCATTCGAGCCTTGCCCCTTCGAGCAAAATCCGGTTTTGAGCCGTGTCCAATCGCACGGTTACGGGAACCTGCAGGTTGATAACCCCGCTACCACCTACGGTTCTCCACGCGCCACCATTCACACGGCAGTCGACGGCTTGCGCGTTCGTCGTGATGCCCGTCAGGATAAGAAGCGCAAGGGCTCCATATAGTCGTTTCATGTTGATCTCTTCCAGCCTATGAATGACGGTACGCAACTACGGGTAGTCCAGCGTAAAAATGGAGGACACCCTGTAAGCACCGTGCCCGATGGTCTGATCCCTGATGGCATTCGGTTCGCCCTGCACGTAAGCCTTGAGCTCAATCACATTGCTGCCAGTGGTCAACACCTGCTCGTCACTGACTTTATTCACCGGCAATGGCTTGTTGCTCAACGTCTCCAGGCCGAGCCCGATGCCCGAGGCACCACTGCCACTGTCCAGCGCGAACAACCCGGGCAGCTGCGGGTTTTGCGCACCGCC
This genomic window from Pseudomonas sp. Bout1 contains:
- a CDS encoding NEL-type E3 ubiquitin ligase domain-containing protein, translating into MPDSNTLSVHATLMQDALPPWIKTTSLARLARLKTVGLPDLAPYPKASAHQHRQLKAAIAEHWRTQNILDQKFHGLTDVYAFAEPLLKQALAAYGALDVRQVFLRTYANAANAWWVIETVKGQTNRTCSLLDAALYNFARDDTFVDFAFFGPEDARGQRDVLNFAHRSTGERLTAHTFKALCRTLDLGARYQAQLAAVIGLHTAVVARDMRLALIANLKAALSAATRMALLREDIGQDAHDQLLNLIAGHRPNFMGHHTLALMDCRLTGVMLFTDGLEPSGRVVAWVPEDPQHPVKEYASPLAFVEELTRQLRKPGYRQFFIQFVDHEQRGTFLNGLATRLSRVKWHHKAHTDPGATWKDTPIDQPNLQFRLLETRQDTQNRSSLAAENDLWNYLYRLKLNKLLNDARQVAVSTAQVDRLARWAWWDNLEKILSDLLNVALLVVTPFVPVLGQLMLAYTAYQLADEVFEGVVDWAEGRGAEAAQQLLDIAQSAVQFGLFAGAGALGDLARGKLSSFVEGLRPVQLDDGKTRLWNPDLTPYAQPERPGHLALEGRHYALREDPQTGHHRVVHPSRPQAYQPHIKSNGHGAWVHEGEQPRGWDSATLMRRLGPSVEGLNAEQQEQIRRISGSEDGLLRRVYVHQQPPPPLLRDTVQRFDAYEYPRRASAKIRAGEPLALDPSSDWFEQMVTELAGWPQEKAIEVFQHSDLTGSSHTYGAANASPADTLRLSLAEVMSGQLPERVLGFLDPQQIATLLGDGVTPDQQVQALRNQLADYVLAQTSLPAHQLQLARRNAQTPHLSLLPELGTHTASTLLASASDAERLVLDEQLRLPLRLQEQARELALAERSVRAYEGFYDATHLGADTEQLLLNTLKLHSDSFADLRLEIRDLHPGGVLRSQVGRPAAATRRTLVCSASRHYEVFDGLGRKLHGPASLYESILRALPEPQRHALGYRPGQGHVFKQWLIDTLEPLAERRKALAEPPERKVAERETLTLLGGPTLTRLRGTLRPIEVERAMETLQRLFVGVSEEPARSFIRSLRPQDVRNTLNQLALEKTQLNSDLNAWVNAPTRHPKSSLLAQQERQRRRTLSAQLSLCWGDRFTEHTNDWGQLQAGARLDLNGRRLPESLPNLSASFEHVTYLSLANTQLRQIDSDFLNMFPMLRSLDLHGNTLMRLPEAVGRMRFLRYLNLARNRLILDPDAVRSLATLKHLRAMNLSHNLLVLEPDISQMPNLANLNLSSSQVSAWPAGLFTPSRTNALELDLRATRIDHLPLVTPGTADAELVARTRLEREQLNEEHRALYDRYRLAAGIDPHRNYHPRGRSSPWLGDMPMAEALMKKLLWDTLEKEQGSQGFFEVIKSLEPPAFFETVNDEIRYAQNREALTDQVWRLLEATHADNTLRTRLFLMSSFPGLCADGGAQIFNEMGIEVLVSEADRYSLDLNEREARLVTLAQGSARLHHLGQAIRSDIRHRLNPMAEGGLGLRLRSQMVDGVPGTVDEVDIYLAYQTELADRLDLPWLADHMLYRDTANVSAAQIEQAYHSVQALSEGDGLVNQMLLEPYWEGFLRDNHAQECRANEVAFAQRFFELDEQQEALGEDEYNRRLNELGDQEKQWLRDLTRRAMARHGERRNRQPNADE
- a CDS encoding fimbrial protein; its protein translation is MKRLYGALALLILTGITTNAQAVDCRVNGGAWRTVGGSGVINLQVPVTVRLDTAQNRILLEGARLECRYTIGPQTPSRGEDYWATGNGSPWTPGPKFAREGTGLRINGVFRNTPVPVGIRSNTMPDNAVAYPINIVPYILMRNSPVTPIDIRTGDSLGVLRMVQTNNTVPPDGSTQLTVTYTAANNFIISPSTCTINGNNPIEINFNDVHQRAIGTDPLTTAIRANRRLTYACPDGGINTPITITYKGTPSSFNPDLLIMSNPDVGTALVRDGATVRVNGAFRTQITNSTGGDDVTFTLVKRAGSLPAAGPINGSGVLVMGVP